The DNA segment GTGGCCGTCGAGAAGGGTCCGTCCAGTGCCGTGATGCCGGCCGCGGTCAACTCCCGTGCCGCCGTGCGCGCGTCCGGCACCTCCAGCCACACGTGCGGCGAGGGCCAGGGCGGTGGCCGGTGCCCGAATCCCTCCTCGGTCCGCAGCAGGATCCCCGGCGTCTCGCCGCCCACCTTCAGGGAGGCGATCCCGCCCTCGTCGAACCGGAAGCCCACCGAGAAGCCCGCCCGGCAGTAGAAGTCCACGGCCTCGCCGAGATCCCCGACGGGCAGGACCGCGTGGTCGAACCCGAGCAGTTCGTACGACTCGTCATCTGACATGCCGTCAGATTAGGTGGACGGCAACGCCGTCGGCCGCCGACATGCCCGAGCGGTACGTCCGGTGGCACCTGGCATGATGAGCCGCACTTATCGTCATCTTGTCTTCCGCGGGTATTCCGCACGGAACTCCAGGAGCAGTCGCCTTGACCGAGCAGCCGCAGCAGCCGGGCCCGAGCGGTTACGGATACCCCAACCAGCCGTCGGGCGACCCCTACGGGCACCCTCAGCAGGGCAGGCCGCCGCAGGGGGGCCCTCAGCAGGGATACCCGCAGCAGGGTTATCCGCAGCAGGGGTACCCGCCGCCGGGCGCCGTCCCGCCGGGGACGTACACCGGGGACCCCAACGCCCCCTACGGCTACGACTTCTTCGGGCGC comes from the Streptomyces sp. NBC_00820 genome and includes:
- a CDS encoding VOC family protein; this translates as MSDDESYELLGFDHAVLPVGDLGEAVDFYCRAGFSVGFRFDEGGIASLKVGGETPGILLRTEEGFGHRPPPWPSPHVWLEVPDARTAARELTAAGITALDGPFSTATGWTVEIADPWGNVLGFTDYTKRPELGRRS
- a CDS encoding TM2 domain-containing protein; translated protein: MTEQPQQPGPSGYGYPNQPSGDPYGHPQQGRPPQGGPQQGYPQQGYPQQGYPPPGAVPPGTYTGDPNAPYGYDFFGRPYSEKSKLTAGLLQIFLGHFGVGRFYLGNVGMGLAQLFTCGGLGVWALVDGIILLASDNQTDAEGRPLRG